DNA from Salinispora arenicola:
GAGTAACCTATCGGTCGTATCCACCTTGCCGGCAAGGTAGCCGATACGGCGTCCGACCTCTCGCGTTGTCGGGATGGCACGGCCACGAGCAGACGCATCAGAACATAAGTCTGCATAAAGTAGGCAATGGTCCCTGCGTCGGCGCTGGTCTCTCGCCCGAGCGTCCGTATCCTCATGTGCGCGGTCCGGCTGGTCCTCCGAGCCCCCTCCACCACTCTCCTCGGCATAGAACATGTCTGACTCTCGGGTGCCGGACGTTCACCGCCAGACGGCGCCGCCGCTCGCACACCGAGGCGTACAGGAAGGACCCTCATGTTCAGTTGGCTCGCAACCGGAGGCATGATCCTCTCCCTGCTGGCTCCCACGAACCCGGTAGTGGAATTCCCCGAGCCCACGACTCCTCCCCCGGGCCAGATCGTCATCGATCTGGTCACCGTCAATGGTTCTGGCTGTCCGGCCGGCACTGCCGCCATCGCCATGTCGACCGACAACACCGCATTCACTGTCACCTATAGCGAATTCATCGCCCAGGTCGGGGTCGGGGCGGAACCAACTGACTGGCGCCGCAACTGCCAGCTCAACCTGCGGGTTCACGTCCCACAGGGCTTCACCTACGCGGTGGCCCAGGCTGACTACCGCGGCTTCGCGGCCCTGGCAGACGGGGCATCCGGCGTAGAGCGGGCCAACTACTACTTCCAGGGGATGTCACCCACGGCCTACTCGACCCACACCTTCGCTGGCCCGATGATCGACAACTGGCAGGCCACCGACGTCACGGACGTCGCCTCGCTGGTCTGGCACCCGTGCGGGGAGCAACGCAACTTCAACATCAACACGGAGCTCTGGGCACTCGCCGGCACCTCCGACACCAGCACCACAACGAGCTTCATGACGATGGACTCAACCGACGGAGCCATCTCCACCATCTACAACCTGGCCTGGAAGACCTGCCCGTAGGACGCGCGAGCATCGGCTGGGCGTCGGTGACGCCCAGCCCAACCTCGCGCCTTCGGCCGTCACTGGCCCTACCGCAGGGCCGACTTCGCCCGTGGTGTAGCGAGGCATCGACTGGGCAGAATCACGTCGAGCGAAGCAATCCGTCCGGCCGGGCAGATCGACGATACCGGCCGGGCGGATGGCCGTGGGCACGCGCGAAGGCGCGGTTGAATGCGAACTCGGAGGTGTACCCGATATCACGCGCGATAGCGGCCACTGGCAGGCTGGTGTTACGCAGCTTGTGCGCGGCGAGGCTGAGCCGCCAGCGGTTGAGATATCTCAGTGGGGGCTCACCCACGTGGCGCGTGAACCGCCGGGCAAGAGTGGCGCGGGAGACGTTGACGGCCTCGGCCAGGGCTTCCAGGGTCCAGTTGAGGCTGGGCTGCTCGTGCAGCACGGCCAGGGCACGCCCGCTGACCGGGTCGTGCAGGCCACGCAGCCAGGAGACACCCACGGTGTCACCGCCGGTGTGCAGCCACACCCGGATGACGTGGATCAGCAGCAGGTCCAGCAGGCGTACGGCCGCGGTGTCGGAGCCGGTGGCGGCACTGCCGGTCTCATGGGCCAACAAGTCCAGGACCGCACGCAGCCACGGCCCGTTCTCCGGCTGCGCGGTCGCTACGTGTAGCACCGGTGGGAGCAGGCTCAGCACGGGGTGGGCGCCGTGCGCCTCGTAGCTGTATCCCGCGCAGAGAATCCGGGTGCGTGCACCCGGTCCGTGGAGCATCAGGTCACCGTCGGGCTGAATGAGGCTGCGCTTGAGGTCGTCGTCGAAGCGGCGCGTCGGCAGGTTCAGGTCGGTGGACAACTCGTGTCGCACTCCGGTGGGCATGAGGACGAGGTCGCCCGGCGCCAGCTGACGCGGCTGCATGTCCTCGACGGTGAGCCAGCAGGTGCCGGCCACCACGGCGTGGAACGACGCCCCCTGCCGGGCCGGCAGCTCGATCGCCCAGGGGGCTCGCGCGTCGAAGGTCGCCAGGAGACTGGCGTCGACCCGCGCCAGCGCCAACACGTCACCGAGAACGTCCACCCACACAGGGTATGCGGCGAAATTCAGGGTTTGACAGCCAGCTGAGACTGACAGACAAGAATTCGAGTGTTCCAAGCATTCAACGCATCACCCCGAAGCGGCAGGCTTGTCGTATGGACATCAACGCACGTACTGCCATCGTTACCGGAGCCAACCGTGGCCTAGGCCGCGCCCTCGTCGATGCCCTGCTGGACCGCGGCGCCCAGCGCATCTACGCCGCCGCTCGGAACCCGCAGGCGGTACGAACCGACGATCGGATAACGGCCGTCACCCTCGACGTCACTGATCGGGCCTCCATCGACAGCTTCGCCGCTGCCGCTCCGGACGCCGACTTGTTGATCAACAACGCCGGAGCGGCGGCCTTCGAACCCGCCCTCGAGGCCGATCGGGATGGCGTCGCCCGGGAGTTCGCCGTCAACTTCACCGGCTTGTACGACATGATCCGAGCGTTCGCCCCAGCGCTGATCGCGAACCAGGGTGCCCTGGTCAACGTGCTCACTCTGCTGTCGTACGCGCCGGCCCCAGCAATGGCGGGCTACTCGGCGTCCAAGGCTGCGGCACACTCGCTGACCCGCGCGCTCCGACCGGCGCTGACCCAGGCCGGCGTCAGCGTGCACGGCGTCTACCCCGGGGGCATCGACATGTTGGCTGGGATCGATACGCCGAAGGCCGCGACGCGTGTGGTCGCCGACGCGATTCTCGACGGGCTCACGGCTGGCCAGTCCGATATCTACCCGGACCCAACCTCCGCGCAGATGAGCCAGCTATGGAACAGCGACCCGCGCGCCTTCACCGCGACGTTCGCCGCCACCGGCTCCTGACCCCTCCATCCGCCGCCCGACCCCACCAAGGAGCACAATGCACATCACCATGCTAGGACTCGGCGCCATGGGCTCACGCATGGCCCGCCGACTGATCACCACGGGTGAACACGACATTACCGTGTGGAATCGTACGGCCGAGGCGACTCGGCCGTTGGTCGAGGCGGGCGCTGTCGCAGCACCGACACCGGCGGCAGCCATGGCGCAGTCCGATCTCGTCATCAGCATGCTACGCGACGTCGAGGCCGGCCGAAGCGTCTGGCTCGACCCCGACGTCGGCGCGCTGACCTCGTTAGCCCCAGGGACTCTTGCCGTCGACTGCTCCACCGTGACGCCGACCTTCTCCCGCGAACTCGCCGCCTGCTGCGCGCAGCGCGGTGCGGAGTTTCTCGACGCGCCGGTACTGGGCTCACGCCCGCAGGCCGACGCCGGCACCCTGATCTTCCTGGCCGGCGGCGATCTCGCGGTGCTACACCGGATCGAGCCGGTGCTGCGACAGGTTGGCGGCGCCGTACACCACATGGGACCAGCCGGAACCGGCACGCAGATGAAACTCCTGACCAACTCACTGTTCGCTGTCCAGGTTGCCACCGTGGCTGAGCTGATCGCAGCGTTGCACGGCACCGACCTGGACCCGGGCCGGGCCATCGAGGCACTGGCCGCCACCCCGGTGACAGGTCCGACCATCGCCACCGCCGCCACCGCCATGCTCGGCGACACCTTCCCCGCGGCCTTTCCGATCGAGCTGGTCGCCAAGGACCTGGAGTACGCGACCGCCGACGCCGCGGCACGCCGCGCCACCGTTCCCTCTACCCGCACCACTACCGACACCTACCGGCAGGCGATCAACCATGGACACCGCAATGACCACATCACCGGAGTGATCAAGCTGTTCCGCACCTTTCCTCCAGCGGGCAGCACTGGGACGCCGGAAAGGCGCGGTGAAGCGGATCCGCCGGCGAGCGGTGCGTGCCCCGACCGTTGATCCACACAGGCCGAAACGCACAGGAACACAAACAAACTCGCCGCCGAGGAAAAGGGACACCATGCCTTCCCTCATCCCACTGAGACAGGCCGACCGGGCAATCTTGCGCCTCTGGTAAGAACAGCATTTGGGACGCTGCTGCGGCATTCGCCGACCAGGATCGCACAGCGGAACGGAAGAAGTAGCCGCACGCAGCCCGCCACCACCCCGCACTCCTGAGCTGCGACCGCCACTACTCTGAGATCGAGCTCAGGTATGGGGATCGAACGCCGCACAAGGCGGGTGCGGTACCGACGGGCGGGGCGCTTACCTGGCGCGTCATGGACATCGCGGCGATATGGATGCGAATCTTCGTGGGCCGCGTGCGACAACGCGTGGCTGCCGATTCAGGGAGGCACGGTCATGAGTGATCTCACCAGCACCATCGAGCGCTATCTCGATATCTGGAACGAACCAGATGCCACGCGCCGGGCCGAGAAGATTCGCGACGTCTGGGCCGCGAATGCGACGTACACGGACCCGCTGGTCAGCGTCAGCGGGCACGAGGCGATCAACGCGCTGATCGGCGCCGCCCGGGAGCAGTTCACGGGCATGACTTTCGCTCTGGCCGGGCCGGTCGACGCCCACCACAGCGTTGCCCGTTTCACCTGGAACCTCGCTCCAGCCGGAGCAGCCGAGCCTGTGGTCGTGGGCTTCGACGTGGTCCGGGTTGACGACGACGGACGACTGTCCGCGGTGTACGGCTTCCTCGACCGGGTGCCTACCGACAGCTGACCAGACCGGGACCGCGCGCCCGCTCCGGTCCAGCACCAAGCGCCAGGGATCCGGGGCGGGGTGCCGTCCTCGACGGTGACCTCGACCCGGGCCGGCAAGGCCAGTGCCGGGTGCCCTCGCACCAGGTACCCCGGCGCCGATGGATTCGGGATCTCTCGGAGAGGGCCCGGCACGGATCGATATCAGGCCGATCCGAGGACCGTTCGGTAGGACCACCCGGTCAGGTGACCGCGGTGGGGAAGCGTTCCCATACCCGGTGTGCGGCCATCAGGCGTTGCACCCCGGCGAGAACGTCGGTCCCCGAACCGCCGGTCACCACACCGGGAGTACCCAGCACCCCGGCCTGCTCCAACACGCTGACGCCCGCGCCCCAACCGCCGATCGCCTTGGCGTGCCGCCAGCTTTCCTGCACCAGCAACCGCACGCGTGGATCGACGAGCGTGGCGTGGCCGGCGTCCGCGGCCGGCAGGGCGTCGGGCGCTGGCGCCGGCGCGCCGGCCAGCAGCAGTGCGTCGAATTCGGTCGCGCGCCCAGTGGCGAAGGTCCGTTGCACCGGCAACTCGCCGACCTTACCGCCGTGCGCCGCGACCAGCAGCGGCACCATGCCCGCGGCGAAGACGGCGCTGCGGACGCCGTCGACGCCGTCGAGGTCGCTGTCCGCGTCGACCACGATGCCGACCGTCCGGCCGTCCGTCGGCCATGTCCGGCCCAACTGGGACAGGGCGGGGCTGGGCTCGACGTCGACCGGCGGCACCGTCGGCTCCGGCGAGGGGAGGCCAAGGCCGGCGGCGACCTGTGCGCAGAGCACCGGGTCGATGTTGGCCAGGCACCGCAGCTGCCGTTCCCTGATCTCCTGGTGGTAGCACTTGCTGAGCTCAAAGGTGTAGGCGCGGATGATGTGTTCCCGCTCCACCGGCGACATGCTGAGCCAGAACAGCCGGACCTGGCTGAAGTGGTCGTCGAAGGAGACCGGGCTGGCGCGTACCTTTGGGGCCTCCGCGACGGTCACCGGGACGTCGAGGAACGCGTTCTCGTCGTCCCCGGCCGGGAAGGGGTTGCCACCGTCAAGCGAGTTCGGCCGGTACGGCGCCACTCCCGTGTGTACCGCCTGCTGGTGGAAGCCGTCCCGCAGCAGGTCGTTGACCGGAGCGTGCGGTCGGTTGATCGGAATCTGCGGAAAGTTCGGCCCGGCCAACCGGGTCAGCTGCGTGTCCACGTACGAGAAGAGCCGCCCCTGCAACAGCGGGTCGTTGGTGACGTCGATGCCCGCCACCAGGTTGCCCACGTGGAAGGCGACCTGCTCGGTCTCGGCGAAGAAGTTCGTCGGCGTTCGGTTGAGGACCAACATGCCGACCGGCTGCACCGGCGCCAACTCCTCCGGGACGAACTTTGTCGGGTCGAGCAGGTCGACGTTGGCGAAGGTCTCCTCCGGGCTGTCCGGAACGATCTGCAGGCCGAGTTCCCACTCGGGGTAGGCGCCGGCCTCGATGGCATCGTAGAGGTCACGCCGATGGAAGTCCGGGTCCATACCGCTGATCATCTGTGCCTCCTCCCAGGTCAGGGAGTGCACGCCAAGCTTCGGCTTCCAGTGGAACTTCGCTAGCGCCGTCTCACCGGCCGCGTTGACCAATCGGAAGGTGTGTACGCCGAAACCTTCCATCATCCGAAACGAGCGTGGAATGCCCCGGTCGGACATGTTCCACATGGCGTGGTGCTGCGCCTCCGTG
Protein-coding regions in this window:
- a CDS encoding AraC family transcriptional regulator; the protein is MWVDVLGDVLALARVDASLLATFDARAPWAIELPARQGASFHAVVAGTCWLTVEDMQPRQLAPGDLVLMPTGVRHELSTDLNLPTRRFDDDLKRSLIQPDGDLMLHGPGARTRILCAGYSYEAHGAHPVLSLLPPVLHVATAQPENGPWLRAVLDLLAHETGSAATGSDTAAVRLLDLLLIHVIRVWLHTGGDTVGVSWLRGLHDPVSGRALAVLHEQPSLNWTLEALAEAVNVSRATLARRFTRHVGEPPLRYLNRWRLSLAAHKLRNTSLPVAAIARDIGYTSEFAFNRAFARAHGHPPGRYRRSARPDGLLRST
- a CDS encoding catalase, which produces MDPNKPAKAVEGVVQAAAEEGADVTRADVPGAPGSTPPSVEEPTEPHDPLPSRKKQGTPETRTPTGATTGLPPAANGQQGAFLTTAQGARLRDTDHSLKAGPRGPILMQDHHFREKITHFDHERIPERVVHARGAGAHGVFTSYGAAEVTRAGFLRKGKETPVFVRFSTVLGSRGSADTVRDTRGFATKFYTDEGNFDLVGNNMPVFFIQDAIKFPDIIHAGKPHPDREIPQAQSAHDTFWDFVSLHTEAQHHAMWNMSDRGIPRSFRMMEGFGVHTFRLVNAAGETALAKFHWKPKLGVHSLTWEEAQMISGMDPDFHRRDLYDAIEAGAYPEWELGLQIVPDSPEETFANVDLLDPTKFVPEELAPVQPVGMLVLNRTPTNFFAETEQVAFHVGNLVAGIDVTNDPLLQGRLFSYVDTQLTRLAGPNFPQIPINRPHAPVNDLLRDGFHQQAVHTGVAPYRPNSLDGGNPFPAGDDENAFLDVPVTVAEAPKVRASPVSFDDHFSQVRLFWLSMSPVEREHIIRAYTFELSKCYHQEIRERQLRCLANIDPVLCAQVAAGLGLPSPEPTVPPVDVEPSPALSQLGRTWPTDGRTVGIVVDADSDLDGVDGVRSAVFAAGMVPLLVAAHGGKVGELPVQRTFATGRATEFDALLLAGAPAPAPDALPAADAGHATLVDPRVRLLVQESWRHAKAIGGWGAGVSVLEQAGVLGTPGVVTGGSGTDVLAGVQRLMAAHRVWERFPTAVT
- a CDS encoding SDR family NAD(P)-dependent oxidoreductase produces the protein MDINARTAIVTGANRGLGRALVDALLDRGAQRIYAAARNPQAVRTDDRITAVTLDVTDRASIDSFAAAAPDADLLINNAGAAAFEPALEADRDGVAREFAVNFTGLYDMIRAFAPALIANQGALVNVLTLLSYAPAPAMAGYSASKAAAHSLTRALRPALTQAGVSVHGVYPGGIDMLAGIDTPKAATRVVADAILDGLTAGQSDIYPDPTSAQMSQLWNSDPRAFTATFAATGS
- a CDS encoding NAD(P)-dependent oxidoreductase — protein: MHITMLGLGAMGSRMARRLITTGEHDITVWNRTAEATRPLVEAGAVAAPTPAAAMAQSDLVISMLRDVEAGRSVWLDPDVGALTSLAPGTLAVDCSTVTPTFSRELAACCAQRGAEFLDAPVLGSRPQADAGTLIFLAGGDLAVLHRIEPVLRQVGGAVHHMGPAGTGTQMKLLTNSLFAVQVATVAELIAALHGTDLDPGRAIEALAATPVTGPTIATAATAMLGDTFPAAFPIELVAKDLEYATADAAARRATVPSTRTTTDTYRQAINHGHRNDHITGVIKLFRTFPPAGSTGTPERRGEADPPASGACPDR
- a CDS encoding nuclear transport factor 2 family protein, producing MSDLTSTIERYLDIWNEPDATRRAEKIRDVWAANATYTDPLVSVSGHEAINALIGAAREQFTGMTFALAGPVDAHHSVARFTWNLAPAGAAEPVVVGFDVVRVDDDGRLSAVYGFLDRVPTDS
- a CDS encoding DUF4360 domain-containing protein — its product is MFSWLATGGMILSLLAPTNPVVEFPEPTTPPPGQIVIDLVTVNGSGCPAGTAAIAMSTDNTAFTVTYSEFIAQVGVGAEPTDWRRNCQLNLRVHVPQGFTYAVAQADYRGFAALADGASGVERANYYFQGMSPTAYSTHTFAGPMIDNWQATDVTDVASLVWHPCGEQRNFNINTELWALAGTSDTSTTTSFMTMDSTDGAISTIYNLAWKTCP